A genome region from Plasmodium vivax chromosome 11, whole genome shotgun sequence includes the following:
- a CDS encoding GTP-binding protein, putative (encoded by transcript PVX_114915A): protein MSILHQYKIHNCNLLFNEDATVDDLIDIIEGNRKYIKCIYVYNKIDMLPLDEINAIASGENTVVISSSKSWNLDVLKEYIFQKLEIIRVYTKVRKEKPDFTNPITLTRQRGSQTVEAVLNQIHKDMIKDFKFALVWGRSTKHNPQRVDLHHKLADEDVIQIAKNG from the exons ATGAGCATCCTTCACCAGTACAAAATACACAACTGCAATTTGCTCTTCAATGAAGATGCAACG GTTGACGATCTCATTGATATTATTGAGGGCAACAGAAAGTACATTAAGTGCATTTATGTGTACAACAAAATTGATATGCTGCCCTTGGACGAAATTAACGCCATCGCCTCGGG CGAAAACACGGTGGTGATAAGCAGCAGCAAGTCGTGGAATTTGGACGTGCTGAAGGAGTACATATTTCAGAAATTGGAAATTATTCGCGTGTATACCAAAGTGCGCAAGGAGAAACCTGACTTTACGAATCCGATTACGTTAACTAGGCAGCGGG GAAGCCAAACTGTGGAAGCCGTGCTTAACCAAATTCATAAA gACATGATTAAGGATTTTAAATTCGCGCTCGtttggggaagaagcacaaaGCACAATCCGCAAAGAGTAGACTTAC atCACAAGCTAGCCGATGAGGACGTCATTCagattgcaaaaaatggctag
- a CDS encoding GTP-binding protein, putative (encoded by transcript PVX_114920A): MARTQKNKATEYHLGQLKAKLAKYRYEDAEMGSPFLFEHRKAIETVAKTENAISNATPNPFDLLEAPKGGKKGEGFDVQRQGDARICLIGFPSVGKSTLLSKITSTTSEIADYEFTTLTCKPGIISYKDSKIQLLDLPGIIQGASEGRGRGRQVIAVAKSCDMIMMILDATRDNSQKIKLEK, from the exons ATGGCCAGGACCCAGAAGAACAAGGCGACCGAG tatcaCTTGGGTCAACTGAAAGCTAAACTAGCCAAATATCGGTACGAAGATGCGGAGATGGGGTCCCCATTTCTGTTTGAACATCGCAAGGCGATCGAGACAGTGGCGAAGACCGAGAACGCAATCTCGAACGCAACCCCTAACCCTTTTGAC CTGCTGGAAGCCCCCAAGGGAGGGAAGAAAGGGGAGGGCTTCGACGTGCAACG ACAAGGCGATGCGAGAATATGCCTAATCGGATTTCCCTCAGTCGGAAAGTCGACGcttttatcaaaaataaCCAGCACCACGTCGGAGATAGCTGATTATGAGTTTACCACCTTGACGTGCAAGCCAG GAATAATAAGTTACAAGGATTCAAAAATTCAGCTGCTCGATCTGCCTGGGATCATTCAAGGGGCTTCAGAGGGCCGTGGGCGAGGGAGACAA GTTATAGCTGTTGCCAAGTCGTGCGACATGATTATGATGATACTAGACGCAACGAGGGATAATagtcaaaaaataaaattagaaaagtaa